In one Desulfonauticus submarinus genomic region, the following are encoded:
- a CDS encoding tetratricopeptide repeat protein, with translation MIVLLPSPPDLTSKDILTFQKILKQSLNQFLKFSEMHIFFPNVKPSFFKNKIIFFEQDRIHIALEYKQKFLGMLVLKKYSPHKIKGLKTALPHLIHLILEKLALYKMSFLDKELNIYNYNYLKMFSQKIISAITSLDVFNPTSLNDNFYSSFDLILLKLVKPDKISPSLYTYIFNQLISLLKQKCSPWSIFTYSINTLAITLTNLSSKKSKLFLKNLWESVNTFNFSHPISKQPLSTQFALAMTSFPHHLKIKDLKEDAKYLFFDLQQKTLLALQKSEIFNEPFTYPKVIQCGGKITALLPLNRVKIDIGSTSGVTKGKRFLILSNSQLDSKIKGEIIIDKTYNRSSEGKLILPNAPYLTPSIHDRLKLSSQPDLEISNPTIWPEHELLKKAQELYNQKKQIGLVLIKHSEQSLNLDLEEKIKSILRPSYIQEISFSTFGLILTTLPEKIKKQCLKLEKHFWEQSKKHLYIGIAYLPLAQFKLTDLYLNAQKALEHAHYFSKRPFLALFDSTTLTISADKLFKLKNFYEAISEYQNALLLDPKNVLALNSLGVIYASLGELHTAKEMFIKTLNIDPKNEPALYNLGRTLDKLGEHQQAASCYLKCVTPHYKGYAYLWLGLNLEKQHNWSKAKQYYLKAQNLLPTNSQPDTFLANLYFQQNKNSKAIEYLHSALLKNSNDAWALNLLAKVYLQENKNLKIAESLARHSVSLKPEIPDFWETLKKIQQLNKTLVN, from the coding sequence ATGATAGTATTGTTACCTTCCCCTCCTGATTTGACTTCCAAAGATATTCTAACTTTTCAAAAAATATTAAAGCAATCACTAAATCAATTTTTAAAATTTTCAGAAATGCATATATTTTTCCCCAATGTTAAACCGAGCTTCTTTAAAAATAAAATTATCTTTTTTGAGCAAGATAGAATCCATATTGCACTAGAATATAAACAAAAATTTTTAGGAATGCTTGTTTTAAAAAAATATTCCCCTCATAAAATAAAAGGCTTAAAAACAGCCTTGCCACATCTTATCCACCTTATATTAGAAAAACTTGCCCTTTATAAAATGTCCTTTTTAGATAAAGAATTAAATATTTATAATTACAATTATCTAAAAATGTTTTCCCAAAAAATTATTTCAGCTATAACTAGTTTAGATGTGTTTAATCCAACATCTTTAAATGATAATTTTTATTCTTCCTTTGATCTTATTTTATTAAAGCTAGTAAAACCAGATAAAATATCTCCTAGCCTCTATACATACATATTTAACCAACTTATCTCTCTTTTAAAACAAAAATGCTCTCCATGGTCTATTTTTACCTACTCTATAAACACTTTGGCCATTACTTTAACTAATTTATCCTCTAAAAAATCTAAACTTTTTTTAAAAAACTTATGGGAATCGGTTAATACTTTTAATTTCAGTCATCCTATTTCTAAACAACCCCTTTCAACCCAATTTGCCCTAGCAATGACTTCTTTTCCCCATCATCTTAAAATAAAAGACCTAAAAGAAGATGCAAAATACCTCTTTTTTGATCTCCAACAAAAAACTCTTCTTGCTCTTCAAAAAAGTGAAATTTTTAATGAACCTTTTACTTACCCCAAAGTCATCCAGTGTGGAGGGAAAATTACTGCTCTACTTCCTCTAAATAGAGTAAAAATAGATATTGGTTCTACTAGCGGGGTGACTAAAGGCAAGCGTTTTTTAATTTTAAGTAATTCTCAGCTTGATTCCAAGATAAAAGGAGAAATCATTATAGACAAAACCTATAATAGATCTAGCGAAGGCAAATTAATCTTGCCTAATGCCCCTTATCTTACCCCAAGTATTCACGATAGGTTAAAACTTAGTTCCCAACCTGACTTAGAAATTTCAAACCCCACAATCTGGCCTGAACACGAACTTTTAAAAAAAGCCCAAGAACTCTATAACCAAAAAAAACAAATTGGTTTAGTACTTATAAAGCACTCTGAACAAAGTTTAAACCTAGATCTTGAAGAAAAAATAAAATCAATTCTGCGACCTTCTTATATCCAAGAAATATCTTTCTCCACTTTTGGATTAATTTTAACAACATTGCCAGAAAAAATAAAAAAACAATGTTTAAAACTAGAGAAGCATTTTTGGGAACAATCTAAAAAACATCTATATATAGGGATTGCTTATCTTCCTTTAGCCCAATTCAAACTTACAGACCTTTATCTAAATGCTCAAAAAGCACTTGAGCATGCCCATTATTTTAGCAAACGTCCCTTTTTAGCTCTATTTGATTCCACTACCTTAACAATCAGTGCGGATAAGCTCTTTAAACTAAAAAATTTTTATGAAGCTATTTCTGAGTATCAAAACGCTTTATTACTAGACCCTAAAAATGTCTTGGCTTTAAATTCCTTGGGTGTAATTTATGCCAGCCTTGGAGAACTACACACCGCTAAGGAAATGTTTATAAAAACACTCAATATAGACCCTAAAAATGAACCAGCTCTTTATAATTTAGGAAGAACTCTTGATAAACTTGGGGAACATCAACAAGCAGCTTCTTGTTATTTAAAATGTGTAACACCACACTATAAAGGTTATGCTTATCTATGGCTAGGACTTAATTTAGAAAAACAACATAATTGGTCTAAAGCTAAACAATACTATTTAAAAGCTCAAAACCTTCTCCCTACAAACTCGCAACCAGATACCTTTTTAGCTAATCTCTACTTTCAACAAAATAAAAACTCAAAAGCTATAGAATATTTACATTCTGCCTTGTTAAAAAATTCTAACGATGCGTGGGCATTAAACTTATTAGCCAAAGTCTATCTTCAAGAAAATAAAAACCTTAAAATAGCAGAAAGTCTTGCCAGACATAGTGTATCGTTAAAGCCAGAAATTCCTGACTTTTGGGAAACACTAAAAAAAATCCAACAATTAAACAAAACACTAGTCAATTAA